In the Aquisalimonas asiatica genome, TCGGTTGTGCGGGGCAGCCGCTCGTGCCACCCGGAGCCCGGGTGTCGGCCGACACCCTGCTGGCGACGCCCTGGCTCGCAACGTGGACGCCCGTGGTGGAGGCCGGTGGCCTGCTCTATGGGTGCGGTGACTGGCAGACCAGCCGCTGCCAGCGGGACGGGGAGCGCCTGATCGTGACCGGGGCCGGGCAGCCCACGGCCCTCGTGAGCCCGCAGGAGCGGGGTGCTCGCCGCATTCTCGCGGCGCTGGACTGGCGGTTTCTCGGTGGACGTCTTGCCCGCCGGAAGGGGCAGTCCCCGGCTGCACTGATCGGGCATGAGTGGGCATGGGCCATGTCGGTGGATCTCGGCGCCGGGCAGGTGGTCATTACCTGGACGCTCACGGGCAGGGCCGGATCCGACGCCCGGTGTCTGAGCCTGTTTCCCGCGCCCGTGCTGGATCATGCAGCAGCAAGCTGGAGTCAGCGGGTGCCGAAGGGGGAGTGGCCGGAGCCGGAACCGATGCCTGATGCGATCCCAAGTGCGCTCGGGTGGTGGCGTGGAATGCGCCACCGTCCAGTGCCGTGGCCCGCGGAGACGACGGTTGTGGAGTGGACGCTGGCCTTCTGATCAGGGCCGTGACCGGTTCGGCCACGGCCCGTATGCCGGGCTAGGCTGCCACCCGGTCGCGGCTGCGCAGGGTCCGGCCGATGAACAGCAGGCCCAGAGCCATGAGCCCGAAGGTTGCCGGCACTGGCACCTGGCCGACGTTGGGTCCGCTCTGCAGCAGGTCGAACGCGTTGTTCGCGATGTTGGCGTGAGAGGCCGTGGTGGGGTGGATGTCGTCCCAGAACACGTACTCGTCCGAATTGCTGCACTCCGTCTCGATGAAGCCGAGAAAGACGCCGCGACACTCGTCGGTGAGGTTGGTGAAGCCCAACGCTTCGGGATTCTCCAGCACATCGGCGAAAATGCCGAACACGTCCAGATAGTAGAACTCGGCTTCCGTCTCGCTTGCCAGGTCCTCCAGCATGGCGTTGAGTCCGTCGTTCCAGGCGATGGACACGGCCTCGGCCTGTCCCTGTTCACCGGTACCGCGGAATTCCGGAATCATGCCCAGGTTCGGCAGATTCGGGACCATCAGGGACTCCGCCCCGGCATCGATCAGGCCGGTCAGCGAGCTGCGGAAAGTGCTGAGCACATTGTCGATGGCCGCCACCGGATCGCTGGCGCCCGAGAGCCCGCGCATGTCGTTGCCGCCACCCCAGGCGATGTAGAGCGCGTCGGCGTCGGCACCGCCACTCCCGACCCCACCGGTGAACTCGGCCATCTGGTTCTCCAGCGAGCGGATGAAGGCCCCTTCGAAACCGCTCTCGCTGCCGTCGATGAGCGCGCCGCCATAGGCGTAGTTGTTGCCGCCGTTGCGGGAAATCTCCGAGCTTGCCCCGGACAGCCCCAGATCATCGCTCAGGTATTCGTGCCACACCGGGCCATTGGAGAAGCGCCCGTTACCACCGTATCCAATGGCCGGCCCGAGAAGGCTGCCCAGTTGATCCGCGACGTTGCCGGTGTCGGAGAGGCTGTCGCCGAAGACGTAGACGTCCGAGAACGTCGGGGCGGCCATGCTCGTTCCTGCCATGCCAAGCGCGAGAACGGCCCCGCTGGCGACAGCGGCTACCCGTTTGCCCTGTTGAATTGCTGCCATGCGAACTTCTCCTGGTCTTATGTGGTTGTTGTAGAGTCGCGGGCATCAGGACAGCAATGTGTGTGCCAGCCAACATAGACGCCCCTTCCGGTGCGGGCTCGCGCCCTGTCGCGCGGATGCGACATTGCCAGCCGGATTCAGGAATGTAAAGTTTCCGAACAGGTTCGTGTCCCGAAAGATACCTCACCCATCAAGGCCTGCAGCACAGATGTCAGCCTGTTTTACATGTCGCGCTTCCGTGACATCCGGGCGCGGAAAAGCGACATGCCCCGTTTCCTTATTCGGTTTTCGAAAATCACCATGGGCAGTCACTTATGGTTTCGGCTGGACTTCCTGGCACACGGGTTGCAGTGCATGCACTGAATCCACAGAAGCAGAATTGTTAAGGTGCGCGGTATGAACCAGAACACTCCCAGGAAGATCTCCGCTGCCGCGTCGGCGGCACTTGGGCTTTCCTTCGCCGCGATGGTGGGTACTGCCGGGGCAAGTCAGTTAGAGCTCGGGTTTGCAACGGAATTTGGCGTTGAGAGCGGGACTGTGTCTCACCAGGCGTTTGATTCCGTTGCTTTTCAGCCGAACGAGAGTCCCGTGAACATCTCCGGAAACCTTGGTTTCTCCAACCATTTCAATGGCGCAATCCTCATCGGACTCATGCCCGCCGGCTCCCACGAGCAGTCGACACTCGGGCAGATGGATGATGATGGTAACCCCGGGCAGGTTGGAGCGTTCGGGTACTTTGGCGGCCAGAGTGACCGTAGCACTCGCATTACACCGTCCGATGGCTGGAATGACCTGGCGCAGGATCCTTCGTTCACGGGTGAGGCTACAGACTACGCTTTCGACCTTCAGGTGGATGGGAGTTCCATTTCCATGAGCCTGGGTGATGGCCTGTTCGAGGATGATCTGGACTACAGTGATGACTTCTCGGATGGCGCCTATCTGACCATCTCCGCTTATGCGGAAGAGGGGGGGGTCTCCGGGTTTACCGAAGGGGTTGCGACTCAGGATCTCGACAATGGTGAAGTGCCGGTGCCTGGCGCCCTGGCCCTGTTCGGTGCCGGTCTGCTCGGCCTTGGTGTGATCGTGCGGCGTCGCAACGCGGTCTAACGCCTCAGTGAGGTTTCAGAAAAGCCCTGCTCTCAAGCAGGGCTTTTTTCGTTGCCCGGCCCTGGTGGGGTGCTGACGTCTGTGGCCGGAGACGGTTTGCAGTCAGGCAATGGTGCTGGTGTCGCGAAACTTTACAGGTCGTTGGCTGAGCAGCAATAAAGCTCGTCACGGCGGAGGCGGGCGATTATCATAACCATGAATCGTCCTCTGCGATTGTCCGGCCAGGAGCGTGGATCGTGTCAGGGATTGCCAACGCGTCATGAATGGATCCACCGTCAATGAACGGCCGGAGTACGCCCGTCACCCTGGTCACGCCACTCCGCAGCACAGCGAATCCGGTGCCGAACCGGGCTCCCGGCTCGTGGCCCTGCTCGGGATGCCGCGGTCGGGTACCACCTGGGTGGCGAAGCTCATGGATAGCCATCCCGACGTTGCTTACCGCCACGAGCCGGAGAGTGGCGGGCGTCTCGCACACCTGCCGCAGTTGATGGAGCAGGATGCGCCGGGCGCGCAGGTGGACGCGCTGCGTCGCTTCGGCGAGTCGCTGTGGAACTGCCGCGATCCCCGCGTCTGTGGCAAGACGCCGCTGTTTCGCAAGCACCACCTGGGTGGTGTTCGCCATCTGGCGCTGTCACTTGGCGTGCTGGCAAGCAAGGCGCCGATGCGTGCCGTGCGGCGCATGCCGCTTCCGTACTTTCCGGATTACTCTGTGGGCAGTCCCGTGCTGGTCTGGAAGTCCGTGGTCTCCAGCGCACGGTTGCCGGCGTTGCTCCAGGCCCTGCCCGAGGCCCGCCCGGTATTGCTATTGCGCCACCCCTGCGGCCAGGTCGGGTCGGTGCTGCGGGGTGAGAACGCGCAGTATTTCGGCGGCGGCTACCAGCCCAGTGAAGATGACGGCGTCTTTGAAGCAATGATGGGCGGCACTGTTGCCACCGAGCACGGTCTGTCCATGGAGTACGTCAGGGGGCTCGGGGCTGCGGAGCGCCTGGCGTGGCTCTGGGTGTTGTTCAATGAGACGGCATATCGCGCCGCCGTGCAGGACCCCCGCTGCCTGGTGGTGCGTTACGAGGATGTCTGCGCGGAGCCCGAAGCGAAGGCCGAGGAGTTGCTGAGCTGGTGCGGTCTGTCCATGCACGCACAGAGTCGGGCGTTTGTGCGCGAAAGTACCGGTGGTGATGCCTCGGGGTACTATGGCGTCTACCGTGATCCGCTGAAGGCGGCCGAGAAGTGGCGCGAGGAGCTCCCGGCGGAGACGGTGGATACTGTCCGGGATATCGTGCAGCGCGCCCGGGTCGGGAGCCTGTACGACTTCTGAGTGCGCCCCGGAACTCGTTCCTGGCCTGTGGCGCTGGCTCGCCGGGCCGTAGTTGGAGTCAATGGATGCGTGTCTCCGTTGTAATTCCCGTGTTCAACGGGATGCCGCATATTCCGGAAGCGATCGACAGCGTGCTGCGGCAACGCCACGACGACCTGGAAGTGCTTGTGATTGACGACGGATCGAATGATGGCACCCGAAAGGCGGTCAGTGCCTACGGTGCGCCCGTGGTCTTGCTGTCGACGGATGCGCCCCGCAGCGGCCCGGCCGCGGCACGCAACGTCGGTCTGCGGGCGGCTACCGGTGACCTGATTGCGTTCCTGGACGCCGACGACGTCTGGCTCGGTAACAAGCTTGCAGAGCAGGTGGCGTACATGTCGGGCCACCCCGAGGTCGGGTTGGTCTCGACCAACAGCCGCTACTGGCGTCCGCGTCCGGACGGCACCTATCCGTCACCGGATGAGGCGGCAGCATGGGCGGACGCCTCGGCAGTGAGCGGCGACGGCGGCCTCTCCGGCTGGCTCTATTACGAGATTCTGCTCAAGCCGTCCACGGTGTGGACCAGTACGGTGCTCATGCACCGCTGGTTACTGGACAAAGTGGGACTGTTCAACGAATCGTTGCGACTTGGGCAGGATTACGACTATTGGCTGCGGGCGTCCCGGCACACCCCCATCCATCGGTTGCCCGGCTGCCATGCGCTGTATCGCCAGCATGAGGATAATTCCACCGGCCGGCCGCGACCGGTCAATTTCGAGCTGCAGATATTCGACTCGGCCATGCGCCGTTGGGGGCGCCTTGGCCCGGACGGGCGCAGCGTGCCCCGCAACGCGGTGCGGGAGCGGTATCACCGGCTGAACTTCCGCATGGGATATCACCATTACTGGCGGGGAGACCCCGGTGTCGCCATGCGCTCGTTTGCAGCCGCGTTGCGCTGGCGGCCCCATGCGCCGAAGACGTGGGCCTACCTCATGGCGTCGTCCGCCAAGCGCATCAAGCGGGGCGGTGCGTCAGCGGGGCTGGAAACCCGGGCCGAGTAGCCCCGGGCGGGTGCGAGAACAAGACGACACAGGGCTTCGCGTTGTCATCACTAGCGCAAAAAATGACCAGCGGTGCGTTCTGGATGGTGCTCGTGCGCTTCCTCGAACGCAACGTCGGCCTGATCAGCACGCTGATTCTTGCCAGGCTCCTGGTACCGGAGGACTTCGGCCTGGTCGCCATGGCCATGGTCTTCTTTCAGTTTCTCAAGCTCTTCGCCCAGTTCGGGCTGCAGAATGCGCTGATCCGTTTTCAGGACGCCGACCGCTCCTACTACGACACCGCCTGGACACTGATCCTGCTGATGAAATCCGGTGTTGCGCTGGCACTGGTGCTGAGTGCGCCGTTCATAGCGGCGTTCTTCGACGAGCCCCGCGTGCAGCCCATCATCTACGTGCTCGCGGGCATGGCGCTGATCGAGGGCACCAAGAACGTCGCCATCGTCGATCTGATGAAGAAGTTCCAGTTTCGGCGTTATTTCGCCTACTCATTGAGCAAGAAAGTTGCCGCCTTCACTGTCACGGTCAGCGTTGCCCTGATCTACCAGAATTACTGGGCGCTGGTGGCGGGCAATGTCGCCGGCGCGGTGGCCGGGTTCATCCTCAGTTACACCATGGTGGCCTACCGCCCATGGTTCTCCCTGGAGCGAACAGGCAAGATCTTCCGCTTCTCGTCGTGGCTGTTCGTGAACAACGTCGCCCAGTTCATTCGTGACCGCGGCACCGACCTGATCATCGGGCGCATGGCCGGAGCAGCCCCCATGGGGACCTACCGCGTTGCTTTCGAGATCTCCAACCTGCCCACGTCCGAGATCTATGCGCCCCTCATGCGCGCCTTCTTCCCCGGCTTCGCCAGCATTGCCCACGACCGCGAGCGCCTCCGCCGGGTGTACCTGGACTCCCAGGCCGTGATCGCGACGCTCACCGTGCCGGCCGGCATTGGCATCGTGATACTGGCTGAGCCGGTGGTCTGGACGCTGCTTGGCGCCAACTGGCTGGTGGCCATCCCGCTGATTCAGGTGCTCGGACTCTATGGCGTGGGGCAGGTGCTCCACGGCAACCGCGCGGGGCTGTTCATGGCGTTGGGGCAGCCGCACTGGATCAGCCTGATCACAGCCATCGATGCCGCGGTGACGCTGCCCTTGATGGCGTGGCTGCTTGCGGCCGGGTACGGCATCGAAGTGGCCGTCTGGGCCAAGATTGTCGGGTCGCTGGTGGCGGCCCCGTTGGGCATTGCGTTGGTGCTGAGCCGGCTCGGGATCAGCCTGTGGACGTTTGCCGCCATCTTCGTGCGCCCCGCACTGGCGACCGCTGCCATGGCCGCACTGCTGCTGTGGGCGTTTGGTGCTCATCGCAGCGCGGACGGGGCCGTTGATGCGCTCACATCCCTGGCCGTGGCGGTGCCCGCGGGTGCAGTCGCCTACGGTCTGACCGTGCTGGCGCTATGGCTGTTGAGTGGCCGACCTGCTGGTGCCGAGACGCGCATCCTCGGGATGGTGGGGCCCGCCGCCAGAAAACTGCTTGCCGGGGGCACATCCCGAGCATCAAAGGTGGCAGAACGTGACTGAAGACAACTACACCGAGGAACAACGGCAGACGCTTCGCGAGGCCAAGGGCAACTGGGACGTGTTTCCCGTGAGCCGGATCGTCGAGATGGAAACCCGCGCCCGGGCATGGCGTGATGCGCTGCAGGACGTATCCAGGCCGTGGCTGTGCTGGAACGTGGATCCGGACTGGTGCCGTGTACAGCAGCGCCTGGTCAAGGCCGTGGGCTGGACCCCCGTGGTGAGCGGTGATCCGCGCTCCGGTGAGCCGCCACTGGAAGAGGGCGCCGTGCGGGTCGATTTCAACGCGGGATTCGACTATCCCATCATGCACTTCCTGTTTCCCGTGGAGTTCGCCCACCTGTTCACCGAGCGGCTGGCATTCTGGCACTCGGATCTGTTGATTCGCAGGCCGGTCATGGAGGACCTGGCACGCCGGTTCGAGGCGCTGCCCGACGGGCACGTCAGCGCCGTGGATGCGCGCCGCCCCTGGTACAAGCGCTGGTACGGGAAGCGCGACCGGTTCTGGGAGCTGGTGGCCTGCACCACGGCGGGTGCGAGCCGCAGCCAGTTCCAGCGTGGCGCCGGGTGGTGGCGGAACGTCTGGCGCCATCCGAACTGCCCCGAATCCCTGCGCACGAAGCTTCAGCGCCGGTACGACTACGACCACGGCGCAGGCGTTCTGGCGTGGCACGAGGTGCACGGGGGGCCGGTGCACCCGATCGATCTGGAACTGGTCAGGGAGGGCCACTGCACGCGCATCGGCCGCCCCGACTACGTGCCCCAGTCGCCCCAGGATGACCGCCGCGACCTGAGCAAGGACCTGTCCTACAACTACGATCTGGAACAAGTCTGCGAGGAGCTCGAGTTGAAGGAGTTTCTCTAGAGTGAAGCGCGTCCGGGGAGGAGCACGCCATGTCTGACGCCATACTGGTCTCCGGCCCCCTGAGACCGGCCGTGCCGGAGGGCTGGTCGGCAACCGAGCTGGCGCCCGGGCGGTATCTGCTGGTGCGCACCGGATTGCCCGTTCAGCCCCGCGTCTACCGTGGTGTGACCAAGACCGTGGTGGTCCTGGGTGAGCCCCATATCAATCCTGCCGCCGAGGCGCTGCTCCGCTCCGATGCGTTTCCGGGCACCACGGCCGGGGCGCTTGGGGAGTGGAGCGAGGGGTATACCGGGCACTTCGCCGTACTCGCGATTCACCACGACAGCGGCGCGGTGGTCTACGTCACCGACCTCATGGAGGCCATTCCCGTTTACCGCGCGGAGCTGGGGGAGAGCGTCGTCGTCGGCACGCACGTGGACGCCGTGGCCCAGGTCGCCGGTCGGGATTCGGTGGACCCGGCATCGGTGCTGGATTTCCTGATTTCCGGGACCATCG is a window encoding:
- a CDS encoding PEP-CTERM sorting domain-containing protein (PEP-CTERM proteins occur, often in large numbers, in the proteomes of bacteria that also encode an exosortase, a predicted intramembrane cysteine proteinase. The presence of a PEP-CTERM domain at a protein's C-terminus predicts cleavage within the sorting domain, followed by covalent anchoring to some some component of the (usually Gram-negative) cell surface. Many PEP-CTERM proteins exhibit an unusual sequence composition that includes large numbers of potential glycosylation sites. Expression of one such protein has been shown restore the ability of a bacterium to form floc, a type of biofilm.), with amino-acid sequence MNQNTPRKISAAASAALGLSFAAMVGTAGASQLELGFATEFGVESGTVSHQAFDSVAFQPNESPVNISGNLGFSNHFNGAILIGLMPAGSHEQSTLGQMDDDGNPGQVGAFGYFGGQSDRSTRITPSDGWNDLAQDPSFTGEATDYAFDLQVDGSSISMSLGDGLFEDDLDYSDDFSDGAYLTISAYAEEGGVSGFTEGVATQDLDNGEVPVPGALALFGAGLLGLGVIVRRRNAV
- a CDS encoding lipopolysaccharide biosynthesis protein codes for the protein MTSGAFWMVLVRFLERNVGLISTLILARLLVPEDFGLVAMAMVFFQFLKLFAQFGLQNALIRFQDADRSYYDTAWTLILLMKSGVALALVLSAPFIAAFFDEPRVQPIIYVLAGMALIEGTKNVAIVDLMKKFQFRRYFAYSLSKKVAAFTVTVSVALIYQNYWALVAGNVAGAVAGFILSYTMVAYRPWFSLERTGKIFRFSSWLFVNNVAQFIRDRGTDLIIGRMAGAAPMGTYRVAFEISNLPTSEIYAPLMRAFFPGFASIAHDRERLRRVYLDSQAVIATLTVPAGIGIVILAEPVVWTLLGANWLVAIPLIQVLGLYGVGQVLHGNRAGLFMALGQPHWISLITAIDAAVTLPLMAWLLAAGYGIEVAVWAKIVGSLVAAPLGIALVLSRLGISLWTFAAIFVRPALATAAMAALLLWAFGAHRSADGAVDALTSLAVAVPAGAVAYGLTVLALWLLSGRPAGAETRILGMVGPAARKLLAGGTSRASKVAERD
- a CDS encoding glycosyltransferase family 2 protein, with the protein product MRVSVVIPVFNGMPHIPEAIDSVLRQRHDDLEVLVIDDGSNDGTRKAVSAYGAPVVLLSTDAPRSGPAAARNVGLRAATGDLIAFLDADDVWLGNKLAEQVAYMSGHPEVGLVSTNSRYWRPRPDGTYPSPDEAAAWADASAVSGDGGLSGWLYYEILLKPSTVWTSTVLMHRWLLDKVGLFNESLRLGQDYDYWLRASRHTPIHRLPGCHALYRQHEDNSTGRPRPVNFELQIFDSAMRRWGRLGPDGRSVPRNAVRERYHRLNFRMGYHHYWRGDPGVAMRSFAAALRWRPHAPKTWAYLMASSAKRIKRGGASAGLETRAE
- a CDS encoding SGNH/GDSL hydrolase family protein, which codes for MAAIQQGKRVAAVASGAVLALGMAGTSMAAPTFSDVYVFGDSLSDTGNVADQLGSLLGPAIGYGGNGRFSNGPVWHEYLSDDLGLSGASSEISRNGGNNYAYGGALIDGSESGFEGAFIRSLENQMAEFTGGVGSGGADADALYIAWGGGNDMRGLSGASDPVAAIDNVLSTFRSSLTGLIDAGAESLMVPNLPNLGMIPEFRGTGEQGQAEAVSIAWNDGLNAMLEDLASETEAEFYYLDVFGIFADVLENPEALGFTNLTDECRGVFLGFIETECSNSDEYVFWDDIHPTTASHANIANNAFDLLQSGPNVGQVPVPATFGLMALGLLFIGRTLRSRDRVAA
- a CDS encoding sulfotransferase family protein; protein product: MNGSTVNERPEYARHPGHATPQHSESGAEPGSRLVALLGMPRSGTTWVAKLMDSHPDVAYRHEPESGGRLAHLPQLMEQDAPGAQVDALRRFGESLWNCRDPRVCGKTPLFRKHHLGGVRHLALSLGVLASKAPMRAVRRMPLPYFPDYSVGSPVLVWKSVVSSARLPALLQALPEARPVLLLRHPCGQVGSVLRGENAQYFGGGYQPSEDDGVFEAMMGGTVATEHGLSMEYVRGLGAAERLAWLWVLFNETAYRAAVQDPRCLVVRYEDVCAEPEAKAEELLSWCGLSMHAQSRAFVRESTGGDASGYYGVYRDPLKAAEKWREELPAETVDTVRDIVQRARVGSLYDF